The Lysobacter enzymogenes genome window below encodes:
- a CDS encoding response regulator transcription factor yields MNILLVEDDAMLAEAVRTGLSHDGWRVDWVADARLAKTALVDHDFDAVVLDLGLPGGSGLGVLGALRNRYDATPVLIVTARDKLSERIAGLDAGADDYIVKPFQLDELCARLRAVMRRSQGRVSPVLSCGTVVLDPARRLVTRDGEPVTLSGHEFRTLTLLLERQGRVVTREQLEESVYGSSGTIESNTIAVYVHQLRRKLGEQLIVTVHGYGYRIGGGPN; encoded by the coding sequence ATGAACATCCTGCTGGTGGAAGACGACGCGATGCTGGCCGAAGCCGTGCGCACCGGCCTGAGCCACGACGGCTGGCGGGTCGACTGGGTCGCCGACGCGCGGCTGGCCAAGACCGCGCTGGTCGATCACGACTTCGACGCGGTGGTGCTCGACCTCGGCCTGCCCGGCGGCTCCGGCCTCGGCGTGCTCGGCGCGCTGCGCAACCGCTACGACGCCACCCCGGTGCTGATCGTGACCGCGCGCGACAAGCTCAGCGAACGCATCGCCGGGCTCGACGCCGGCGCCGACGACTACATCGTCAAACCCTTCCAGCTCGACGAACTGTGCGCGCGCCTGCGCGCGGTGATGCGGCGCAGCCAGGGCCGGGTGTCGCCGGTGCTCAGCTGCGGCACGGTGGTGCTCGACCCGGCGCGGCGCCTGGTCACCCGCGACGGCGAGCCGGTCACGCTCAGCGGCCACGAGTTCCGCACCCTGACCCTGCTGCTCGAACGCCAGGGCCGCGTGGTCACCCGCGAGCAGCTGGAAGAATCGGTGTACGGCAGCTCCGGCACGATCGAGAGCAACACCATCGCGGTGTACGTGCACCAGCTGCGGCGCAAGCTCGGCGAACAACTGATCGTGACCGTGCACGGCTACGGTTACCGCATCGGCGGCGGCCCGAATTGA
- a CDS encoding sigma-54 dependent transcriptional regulator, whose translation MANGIRSDLAYRHAVAAPVRAAAARGDGARELLYLSPGGAGRMHALAPLQNLGWTLRRAHDARAALRQLQSSPRLPHAVLIDLREGFEARDLDDLGPALAAHNAGWIAGVAAAQLEHEPTRRLIRDYCYDYVTLPCPEAVLHTVIGHAYGMAALACGADGHGALGDAGLDGMIGESEPIRALCRGLHKAAGTDAPVFIAGETGTGKELAAMAVHRHSHRARQPFVAINCGAIPHNLVQSELFGFERGAFTGAQQRKLGRIEMAHGGTLFLDEIGDLPLDSQASLLRFLQQGTIERLGGHEPIPVDVRIVSATHHDLDHAVAEGKFRADLYHRLCVLRLRQPPLRERGGDIDLLADHALQRYAQETSRGIKGFSPCARLALHRHDWPGNVRELINRVRQAVVMAEGRYLTAADLHIGDAAIGAPMTLDEARDAATREAIERALQRNRGRLGESARELGVSRVTLYRLMQRLAMRGTDENMNGELEIV comes from the coding sequence ATGGCCAACGGGATCCGCAGCGATCTGGCGTACCGTCACGCCGTCGCGGCGCCGGTCAGGGCCGCCGCCGCGCGCGGCGACGGCGCGCGCGAACTGCTCTACCTCAGCCCCGGCGGCGCCGGCCGCATGCACGCGCTGGCCCCGTTGCAGAACCTGGGCTGGACCCTGCGCCGCGCCCACGACGCGCGCGCCGCGCTGCGCCAGCTGCAATCCAGCCCGCGCCTGCCGCACGCAGTGCTGATCGATCTGCGCGAAGGCTTCGAAGCGCGCGACCTCGACGACCTCGGCCCGGCCCTGGCCGCGCACAACGCCGGCTGGATCGCCGGCGTCGCCGCCGCCCAGCTCGAACACGAGCCGACCCGCCGGCTGATCCGCGACTACTGCTACGACTACGTCACCCTGCCGTGCCCGGAAGCGGTGCTGCATACGGTGATCGGCCACGCCTACGGCATGGCCGCGCTGGCCTGCGGCGCCGACGGCCACGGCGCGCTCGGCGACGCCGGCCTGGACGGCATGATCGGCGAGAGCGAACCGATCCGCGCGCTGTGCCGCGGCCTGCACAAGGCCGCCGGCACCGACGCGCCGGTGTTCATCGCCGGCGAAACCGGCACCGGCAAGGAACTCGCGGCGATGGCGGTGCACCGCCACTCGCACCGCGCGCGCCAGCCGTTCGTGGCGATCAACTGCGGCGCGATCCCGCACAACCTGGTGCAGTCGGAACTGTTCGGCTTTGAGCGCGGCGCGTTCACCGGCGCGCAGCAGCGCAAGCTCGGCCGGATCGAAATGGCCCACGGCGGCACCTTGTTCCTCGACGAGATCGGCGACCTGCCGCTGGACAGCCAGGCCTCGCTGCTGCGCTTCCTGCAACAGGGCACGATCGAACGCCTCGGCGGCCACGAGCCGATCCCGGTCGACGTGCGCATCGTCTCGGCGACCCACCACGACCTCGACCACGCCGTCGCCGAAGGCAAGTTCCGCGCCGACCTCTACCACCGCCTGTGCGTGCTGCGCCTGCGCCAGCCGCCGCTGCGCGAACGCGGCGGCGACATCGACCTGCTCGCCGACCACGCCCTGCAGCGTTATGCGCAGGAAACCTCGCGCGGCATCAAGGGCTTCTCGCCGTGCGCGCGGCTGGCCCTGCACCGCCACGACTGGCCCGGCAACGTGCGCGAACTGATCAACCGCGTGCGCCAGGCCGTGGTCATGGCCGAAGGCCGCTACCTCACCGCCGCCGACCTGCACATCGGCGACGCCGCGATCGGCGCGCCGATGACCCTCGACGAAGCCCGCGACGCGGCCACGCGCGAGGCGATCGAGCGCGCGTTGCAGCGCAACCGCGGGCGGCTCGGCGAATCGGCGCGCGAGCTCGGGGTGTCGCGGGTGACGTTGTATCGGTTGATGCAGCGGCTCGCCATGCGCGGCACTGACGAAAATATGAATGGCGAACTAGAGATCGTTTGA
- a CDS encoding helix-turn-helix transcriptional regulator, giving the protein MRRADRLFLLIHALRGRRQAITAQQLAQTLEVSLRTVYRDVADLQRSGVPIEGEAGVGYVLRKGADIPPLMFSPDELEALIVGSRFVRAFGGERLGRGATAALLKIEAVLPPELRDRAARTRIFAPELGNRLETSGVIDPLYAAVQSRQVLQLTYRDNESRASERAIEPLCLSFWGGSWTLGAWCRLREDFRSFRPDRIVAQAATGEIFAADETRGLNAYLRSVGSSLGDQL; this is encoded by the coding sequence ATGCGCCGCGCCGACCGCCTGTTCCTGCTGATCCATGCCCTGCGCGGCCGCCGCCAGGCCATCACCGCCCAGCAACTGGCGCAGACGCTGGAGGTGTCGCTGCGCACGGTCTACCGCGACGTCGCCGACCTGCAACGCTCGGGCGTGCCGATCGAAGGCGAGGCCGGGGTCGGCTATGTGCTGCGCAAGGGCGCGGACATCCCGCCGCTGATGTTCAGTCCCGACGAGCTCGAAGCGCTGATCGTCGGCAGCCGGTTCGTGCGCGCGTTCGGCGGCGAGCGGCTCGGCCGCGGCGCCACCGCGGCGCTGCTGAAGATCGAGGCGGTGCTGCCGCCGGAGCTGCGCGACCGCGCCGCGCGCACCCGCATCTTCGCGCCGGAGCTCGGCAACCGCCTGGAAACCAGCGGCGTCATCGACCCGCTCTACGCCGCGGTGCAGAGCCGGCAGGTGCTGCAGCTGACCTATCGCGACAACGAGTCGCGCGCCAGCGAACGCGCGATCGAGCCGCTGTGCCTGTCGTTCTGGGGCGGCAGCTGGACGCTCGGCGCGTGGTGCCGCTTGCGCGAGGATTTCCGCAGCTTCCGCCCGGACCGGATCGTCGCGCAGGCGGCGACCGGGGAAATCTTCGCTGCCGACGAAACGCGCGGGCTCAACGCCTACCTGCGCTCGGTCGGTTCGTCGTTGGGCGATCAGCTGTGA
- a CDS encoding sensor histidine kinase has product MSAVDGRDAGPAGDAEPAAPWREREAPREGWRERCRRSREFPAGRSLRWKLTWVLFKAVLLTWFVWLSCQVWQLGREHTGMLDNSLREIAEQVLASMPEGLERLPSRDPARQRPIPVSADRKMSFQVWAGGRNVVYSAAAPLQPLNPEFKDGFARRVIDGERWQVYTLSDPQRGLVVQVGRSKRMVVEELRGWIVGSLIAAALILLLFALATWMVIGRSLRPITALRRTLLQRQPLDLTPLPTHALPSEFHPLVEAFNGQLERVDAAVQHERRFISDAAHELRTPLAVLSTHAELALRAGTLEEKNEALHRLSAGVRRSARLSEQLLDLARLDAGEESVRLAPLDLSDLVVLVIRDFETLARERRQRISLCAEPTRLLGDVDQLGILLRNLIDNAVRHAGADGQVAVSCSAEAGGAVLRVADNGPGVAVDDCERIFDRFYRAPGSPDGGSGIGLSLVARIAQTHGAKIECGQGLERGADDPRGPGRGFEVCVWFPPVAP; this is encoded by the coding sequence ATGAGCGCCGTCGACGGCCGCGACGCCGGCCCCGCGGGCGACGCCGAACCCGCGGCGCCGTGGCGCGAACGCGAGGCGCCGCGCGAAGGCTGGCGCGAGCGCTGCCGCCGCTCGCGCGAATTCCCGGCCGGGCGCTCGCTGCGCTGGAAGCTGACCTGGGTGCTGTTCAAGGCGGTGCTGCTGACCTGGTTCGTGTGGCTGAGCTGCCAGGTCTGGCAGCTCGGCCGCGAGCACACCGGCATGCTCGACAACTCGCTGCGCGAGATCGCCGAACAAGTGCTCGCCTCGATGCCCGAAGGCCTGGAGCGCCTGCCCTCGCGCGACCCGGCGCGGCAGCGGCCGATACCGGTGTCCGCCGACCGCAAGATGAGCTTCCAGGTCTGGGCCGGCGGCCGCAACGTGGTGTATTCGGCGGCCGCGCCGCTGCAACCGCTGAACCCCGAGTTCAAGGACGGCTTCGCCCGCCGGGTCATCGACGGCGAGCGCTGGCAGGTCTACACCCTGTCCGATCCGCAGCGCGGCCTGGTCGTGCAGGTCGGCCGCAGCAAGCGCATGGTGGTCGAGGAACTGCGCGGCTGGATCGTCGGCAGCCTGATCGCCGCGGCGCTGATCTTGCTGCTGTTCGCGCTGGCGACCTGGATGGTGATCGGACGCTCGCTGCGGCCGATCACCGCGCTGCGCCGCACCTTGCTGCAACGCCAGCCGCTCGACCTGACGCCGCTGCCGACCCACGCCTTGCCGAGCGAATTTCATCCGCTGGTGGAAGCCTTCAACGGCCAGCTCGAACGCGTCGATGCCGCGGTCCAGCACGAGCGCCGTTTCATTTCCGACGCCGCGCACGAGCTGCGCACGCCGCTGGCGGTGCTGAGCACCCACGCCGAACTGGCGCTGCGCGCGGGCACGCTGGAGGAAAAGAACGAGGCGCTGCACCGGCTCAGCGCCGGCGTGCGCCGCAGCGCGCGGCTGTCGGAGCAGTTGCTCGATCTGGCCCGCCTCGACGCCGGCGAGGAAAGCGTGCGGCTGGCGCCGCTGGACCTGTCGGATCTGGTGGTGCTGGTGATCCGCGACTTCGAAACCCTGGCGCGCGAACGCCGCCAGCGCATCAGCCTGTGCGCCGAACCGACCCGCTTGCTCGGCGACGTCGACCAGCTCGGGATCCTGCTGCGCAACCTGATCGACAACGCCGTGCGCCACGCCGGCGCCGACGGCCAGGTCGCGGTCAGCTGCTCGGCCGAAGCCGGCGGCGCGGTGTTGCGCGTGGCCGACAACGGCCCGGGCGTGGCGGTCGACGACTGCGAGCGCATCTTCGACCGTTTCTACCGCGCGCCCGGCAGTCCCGACGGCGGCAGCGGCATCGGCCTGTCGCTGGTCGCGCGCATCGCCCAGACCCACGGCGCCAAGATCGAATGCGGCCAGGGGCTGGAGCGCGGCGCCGACGATCCGCGCGGGCCGGGGCGTGGGTTCGAGGTGTGCGTGTGGTTCCCGCCGGTCGCGCCGTGA
- the sigJ gene encoding RNA polymerase sigma factor SigJ, with product MTHATDDDRLFAQHAPMLTGLAYRILGSRADAEDAVQDTYLKWLDAERAAIDNPAAWLTTACTRRCIDLLRAAHRTRVDYVGSWLPEPIQAELAHASAGSEPEAHWTLASSLSTAFLLLLERLTPKERAAYLLHEIFDQPYAEVAKILEIEEAACRKLVQRARGNVEQAKVRHVTPAEQQDQLLAAFETAIVQGRTAPLAALLSQQVALHADGGGKATAAAQAIHGADAVLGFIASVLHPACREDRWTFVDLNGSRGVILERQGRIEAAISFGYDEGGALSDIFIMRNPDKLARLEAVRIQ from the coding sequence ATGACCCACGCCACCGACGACGACCGCCTTTTCGCCCAGCACGCGCCGATGCTGACCGGCCTGGCCTACCGCATCCTCGGCTCGCGCGCCGATGCCGAAGACGCGGTCCAGGACACCTACCTGAAGTGGCTCGACGCCGAGCGCGCCGCGATCGACAACCCGGCCGCGTGGCTGACCACCGCCTGCACCCGCCGCTGCATCGATCTGCTGCGCGCCGCCCACCGCACCCGCGTGGACTACGTCGGCTCGTGGCTGCCCGAGCCGATCCAGGCCGAACTGGCGCACGCCAGCGCCGGCAGCGAGCCGGAGGCGCACTGGACCCTGGCCTCGTCGCTGTCGACCGCGTTCCTGCTGTTGCTGGAACGGCTGACCCCGAAGGAGCGCGCGGCCTATCTGCTGCACGAGATCTTCGACCAGCCCTACGCCGAAGTGGCGAAGATCCTGGAGATCGAGGAAGCCGCCTGCCGCAAGCTGGTGCAGCGCGCGCGCGGCAACGTCGAACAGGCCAAGGTCCGCCACGTCACTCCGGCCGAGCAGCAGGACCAGTTGCTGGCCGCGTTCGAGACCGCGATCGTGCAGGGCCGCACCGCGCCGCTGGCAGCGCTGCTGTCGCAGCAGGTCGCGCTGCACGCCGACGGCGGCGGCAAGGCCACCGCGGCCGCGCAGGCGATCCACGGCGCCGACGCGGTGCTCGGCTTCATCGCCTCGGTGCTGCACCCGGCCTGCCGCGAGGACCGCTGGACCTTCGTCGACCTCAACGGCTCGCGCGGCGTGATCCTGGAGCGCCAGGGCCGGATCGAGGCGGCGATCAGCTTCGGCTACGACGAAGGCGGCGCGCTCAGCGACATCTTCATCATGCGCAATCCCGACAAGCTGGCGCGGCTGGAGGCGGTGCGGATTCAATAG
- a CDS encoding response regulator transcription factor has product MSAAPIRIALADDQALVRAGLRALLERLGLTIAFEADDGQALIDQLAHAPVDVVLSDIRMPGLDGIDALLALRERGDRTPVLLLTTFDDSELLLRAAEAGAQGFLLKDAAPEDLRDAIARVAAGETLLQPVSTEPVRARYRYHADDAPRALFTEREVGVLRLMAGGYSNREIAKAMFLAEGTVKNYVSVILEKLDTRDRTRAVLKAITLRVI; this is encoded by the coding sequence ATGAGCGCGGCGCCGATCCGTATCGCCCTGGCCGACGACCAGGCGCTGGTCCGCGCCGGCCTGCGCGCGCTGCTCGAACGCCTCGGCTTGACCATCGCCTTCGAAGCCGACGACGGCCAGGCGCTGATCGATCAGCTGGCGCACGCGCCGGTCGACGTGGTGCTCAGCGACATCCGCATGCCCGGCCTGGACGGCATCGACGCGCTGCTGGCGCTGCGCGAACGCGGCGACCGCACCCCGGTGCTGCTGCTGACCACCTTCGACGACAGCGAGTTGCTGCTGCGCGCCGCCGAAGCCGGCGCGCAGGGCTTCTTGCTCAAGGACGCCGCGCCGGAAGACCTGCGCGACGCGATCGCCCGGGTCGCCGCCGGCGAGACCCTGTTGCAGCCGGTCAGCACCGAGCCGGTGCGCGCGCGCTACCGCTACCACGCCGACGACGCGCCGCGCGCCTTGTTCACCGAGCGCGAGGTCGGGGTGCTGCGGCTGATGGCGGGCGGGTATTCGAACCGCGAGATCGCCAAGGCGATGTTCCTGGCGGAGGGGACGGTGAAGAACTACGTGTCGGTGATCCTGGAGAAGCTGGATACGCGCGACCGGACCCGGGCGGTGTTGAAGGCGATTACGTTGCGGGTGATTTGA
- a CDS encoding GNAT family N-acetyltransferase produces the protein MNPQLAVTRSDPMPAAAPAVLRVRAVTRADAATLIALCQEHADRRELERRPYGPARADALELMEVLFEPPYGAWAWLAEADGEAVGYASATAGFSMLERAYCLQLDDPYVREPWLGCGVEAELLRHALDAARRFGCLNLQCQSPQWSQAARALDAPLRAVRVEAVKYVVRMDEDAAQA, from the coding sequence ATGAACCCCCAGCTCGCCGTGACCCGTTCCGACCCCATGCCCGCCGCCGCGCCGGCCGTCCTGCGCGTGCGCGCGGTGACCCGCGCCGACGCCGCGACCCTGATCGCGCTGTGCCAGGAGCACGCCGACCGCCGCGAACTGGAGCGCCGCCCCTACGGCCCCGCGCGCGCGGATGCGCTGGAGCTGATGGAAGTGCTGTTCGAGCCCCCGTACGGCGCCTGGGCGTGGCTGGCCGAGGCCGACGGCGAGGCGGTCGGCTACGCCAGCGCCACCGCTGGCTTCTCGATGCTCGAACGAGCGTACTGCCTGCAACTCGACGATCCCTACGTGCGCGAGCCGTGGCTCGGGTGCGGCGTGGAGGCCGAATTGCTGCGCCATGCGCTGGACGCGGCGCGCCGCTTCGGCTGCCTGAACCTGCAATGCCAGTCGCCGCAATGGAGCCAGGCCGCGCGCGCGCTGGACGCGCCGTTGCGCGCGGTGCGGGTCGAGGCGGTGAAGTACGTGGTGCGCATGGACGAGGACGCCGCGCAAGCGTAA
- a CDS encoding class 1 fructose-bisphosphatase encodes MSAVLTPSSAISLTRYLIEEQRAGRINADLRLLIEVVARACKTISIAVGKGALGGVLGDAGTGNIQGEAQKKLDVLSNEILLEANAWGGHLAGLASEEMDTSHPIPDVYPRGNYLLLFDPLDGSSNIDVNISVGTIFSVLRAPEGVTQAQDKDFLQAGTEQVCAGYTTYGPSTMLVLTIGNGTHAFTLDREVGSFVLTTRNMRIPEDTQEFAVNMSNQRHWQPPMQRYVGDLLAGKQGPRGKDFNMRWVASMVADVHRILTRGGIFSYPLDAKCADKGGKLRLMYEANPMALLVEQAGGAASTGRQRMLEVAPTGLHQRVPVFLGSKSEVEAAVRYHREFDSEQP; translated from the coding sequence ATGTCCGCCGTTCTCACGCCCAGCTCCGCCATCTCCCTGACCCGTTACCTGATCGAAGAACAGCGCGCCGGCCGCATCAACGCCGACCTGCGCCTGCTGATCGAAGTGGTCGCGCGCGCCTGCAAGACGATTTCCATCGCGGTCGGCAAGGGCGCCCTCGGCGGCGTGCTCGGCGATGCCGGCACCGGCAATATCCAAGGCGAAGCGCAGAAGAAGCTCGACGTGCTCAGCAACGAGATCCTGCTCGAAGCCAACGCCTGGGGCGGCCACCTCGCCGGCCTGGCCTCGGAGGAGATGGACACCTCGCACCCGATCCCCGACGTCTACCCGCGCGGCAACTACCTGCTGCTGTTCGATCCCCTCGACGGCTCGTCGAACATCGACGTCAACATTTCCGTCGGCACCATCTTCTCGGTGCTGCGCGCGCCCGAAGGCGTGACCCAGGCGCAGGACAAGGACTTCCTGCAGGCCGGCACCGAACAGGTCTGCGCCGGCTACACCACCTACGGCCCCAGCACCATGCTGGTGCTGACCATCGGCAACGGCACCCACGCCTTCACCCTCGACCGCGAAGTCGGCAGCTTCGTGCTGACCACCCGCAACATGCGCATTCCCGAAGACACCCAGGAATTCGCGGTCAACATGTCCAACCAGCGCCATTGGCAGCCGCCGATGCAGCGCTACGTCGGCGACCTGCTCGCCGGCAAGCAAGGCCCGCGCGGCAAGGACTTCAACATGCGCTGGGTCGCCTCGATGGTCGCCGACGTGCACCGCATCCTGACCCGCGGCGGCATCTTCAGCTACCCGCTCGACGCCAAGTGCGCCGACAAGGGCGGCAAGCTGCGGCTGATGTACGAAGCCAACCCGATGGCGCTGCTGGTCGAGCAGGCCGGCGGCGCGGCCAGTACCGGCCGCCAGCGCATGCTGGAAGTGGCGCCGACCGGGCTGCATCAGCGGGTGCCGGTGTTCCTCGGCAGCAAGAGCGAAGTCGAGGCGGCGGTGCGCTATCACCGCGAGTTCGATTCCGAGCAGCCGTAA
- the dinB gene encoding DNA polymerase IV, giving the protein MSAAPRKVLHVDMDAFYASVEQRDDASLRGRPVVVAWRGARSVVCAASYEARVFGVRSAMPAVRAERLCPQAVFVPPDFVRYKAVSRQVREIFARHTDLIEPLSLDEAYLDVTATKTGLPSATATAQAIRASIREETQLTASAGVAPNKFVAKIASDWNKPDGLFVVKPHQVEAFLAPLAVGRLPGVGKVMEGKLAELGVATVADLRAFGALELEQRFGRWGRRLHELAYGIDEHPVEPERPTLQISSEDTFERDVPLERTEAEIRALAGKTWAGYRRELQRRPGRIARTVVLKLKTSDFRILTRSLTPPQPPGSERELADIAWALRARVELPEETLYRLVGVGLSGFAEEGEALAQSDLFAASFALEDAEAALSDEMDD; this is encoded by the coding sequence GTGTCCGCCGCTCCGCGCAAAGTCCTGCATGTCGACATGGACGCGTTCTACGCGTCGGTCGAACAGCGCGACGACGCTTCCCTGCGCGGCCGCCCGGTGGTGGTGGCCTGGCGCGGCGCGCGCTCGGTGGTGTGCGCGGCCAGCTACGAGGCGCGGGTGTTCGGGGTGCGCTCGGCGATGCCGGCGGTGCGCGCCGAGCGGCTGTGCCCGCAGGCGGTGTTCGTGCCGCCGGATTTCGTCCGCTACAAGGCGGTCTCGCGCCAGGTGCGCGAGATCTTCGCGCGCCACACCGATCTGATCGAACCCTTGTCGCTGGACGAGGCCTATCTCGACGTCACCGCGACCAAGACCGGCCTGCCCTCGGCGACCGCGACCGCGCAGGCGATCCGCGCGTCGATCCGCGAGGAAACCCAGCTGACCGCGTCGGCCGGCGTGGCGCCGAACAAGTTCGTGGCCAAGATCGCTTCGGACTGGAACAAGCCCGATGGGCTGTTCGTGGTCAAGCCGCATCAGGTCGAGGCGTTTCTCGCGCCGCTGGCGGTGGGGCGGTTGCCGGGCGTGGGCAAGGTCATGGAGGGCAAGCTCGCCGAGCTGGGCGTGGCGACCGTCGCCGACTTGCGCGCGTTCGGGGCGCTGGAGCTGGAGCAGCGCTTCGGGCGCTGGGGGCGGCGGCTGCACGAACTCGCTTACGGGATCGACGAGCATCCGGTCGAGCCGGAACGGCCGACCTTGCAGATTTCTTCGGAAGACACGTTCGAACGCGACGTGCCGTTGGAGCGTACCGAGGCTGAGATCCGGGCGCTGGCCGGCAAGACTTGGGCGGGGTATCGGCGCGAGTTGCAGCGGCGGCCGGGGCGGATTGCGCGCACTGTGGTGCTCAAGCTCAAGACGTCCGACTTTCGCATTTTGACCCGCAGCCTGACTCCGCCGCAGCCGCCGGGCAGCGAGCGCGAACTGGCTGACATCGCCTGGGCCTTGCGCGCGCGGGTGGAGTTGCCGGAAGAGACCTTGTATCGGTTGGTCGGCGTGGGGTTGTCGGGGTTTGCAGAGGAAGGCGAGGCGTTGGCGCAGTCGGATCTGTTCGCGGCGTCGTTCGCGTTGGAGGATGCGGAGGCGGCTTTGTCGGACGAGATGGACGATTGA
- a CDS encoding NIPSNAP family protein, translating to MSDDTQARDGRHDFDFLHGHWQVRNERLRQRLAGSDDWEIFHARQSCEPVLGGLGNVDAFLSDWRRPGQADDFQGMTLRLFDLQRRQWNIWWAGSHDGVLEPPVAGGFERGVGVFEGELEHDGEPVRARFQWSGIGAHTAHWQQAFSRDGGASWETNWHMWLRRRDDDGRLRHDDAVIELRRYLMRPGRRDDLIELFEREFVESQEAVGMHVIGQFRELDAADRYTWVRGFPSHALRAESLQGFYGGPTWRAHRDAANATLLDNDDVRLLKPARPDCALPAAAHERAPVGARGEDGGIVCVGVCELNAPAQDGFLQRFERGFAPLLEPAGLELLGVYVTDDTPNGYPRLPVREGEPALVWFARCDDAEAPRRLAADAGWRAAVADALLADLKAAPQLLRLAPTARSELRA from the coding sequence ATGAGCGACGACACCCAGGCCCGCGACGGCCGCCACGATTTCGACTTCCTGCACGGCCATTGGCAGGTGCGCAACGAACGCCTGCGCCAGCGCTTGGCCGGCAGCGACGATTGGGAGATCTTCCACGCCCGCCAGAGCTGCGAGCCGGTGCTCGGCGGGCTCGGCAACGTCGACGCCTTCCTCAGCGACTGGCGCCGGCCGGGGCAGGCCGACGACTTCCAGGGCATGACCCTGCGCCTGTTCGACCTGCAACGCCGGCAGTGGAACATCTGGTGGGCCGGCAGCCACGACGGCGTGCTGGAGCCGCCGGTCGCCGGCGGTTTCGAACGCGGCGTCGGCGTGTTCGAAGGCGAACTCGAACACGACGGCGAGCCGGTGCGCGCGCGCTTCCAGTGGAGCGGGATCGGCGCCCACACCGCGCACTGGCAGCAGGCGTTCTCGCGCGACGGCGGCGCCAGCTGGGAAACCAACTGGCATATGTGGCTGCGCCGCCGCGACGACGACGGCCGCCTGCGCCACGACGACGCGGTGATCGAACTGCGCCGCTACCTGATGCGGCCCGGCCGCCGCGACGATCTGATCGAGCTGTTCGAGCGCGAGTTCGTCGAATCGCAGGAAGCCGTCGGCATGCACGTGATCGGCCAGTTCCGCGAACTCGACGCCGCCGACCGCTACACCTGGGTGCGCGGTTTCCCGAGCCACGCGCTGCGCGCCGAATCGCTGCAGGGCTTCTACGGCGGCCCGACCTGGCGCGCCCACCGCGACGCCGCCAACGCGACCCTGCTCGACAACGACGACGTGCGCCTGCTCAAGCCGGCGCGGCCGGACTGCGCGCTGCCCGCCGCTGCGCACGAGCGCGCGCCGGTCGGCGCGCGCGGCGAAGACGGCGGCATCGTCTGCGTCGGCGTGTGCGAGTTGAACGCGCCGGCGCAGGACGGGTTCCTGCAACGCTTCGAACGCGGCTTCGCGCCGCTGCTGGAACCGGCCGGCCTCGAACTGCTCGGCGTGTACGTGACCGACGACACGCCCAACGGCTATCCGCGCCTGCCGGTGCGCGAGGGCGAGCCGGCGCTGGTCTGGTTCGCACGCTGCGACGACGCCGAAGCGCCGCGGCGGTTGGCCGCGGACGCCGGCTGGCGCGCCGCGGTCGCCGACGCCCTGCTCGCGGATCTGAAAGCCGCGCCGCAACTGCTGCGGCTGGCGCCGACCGCGCGCTCGGAGCTGCGCGCGTGA